The stretch of DNA CGACCTAATGTTGTTTTACCACTACCAGTTCTACCCACAAGACCAAGTATTTCACCTCTACCTAAATTAAAAGTCAAATTATCAATAACTTTTTGGTTCTCTTCATAACCGAAACCAACATTTTGGAATTCAAGTTTGATAGGATCGCCATTTAATTTTCCTTCACCAGTAAAGTTGATATTTGACTTGATGCCAAGAATCTCATTTATCCTCTTAATGGCAGCACCAGCCTTTTGTAAATCTTCCAATTGCATTCGGATCTGTTCTAGTGGTCTTCTAATCAATTCTGTATAATTAAAAATCAGGTAAACTGTACCAATGGTAATTATTCCTCTATGCCAAAGATAACCTCCAACTCCAAAAGAGATCGCGGTTCCAAAAGCAAAAACTAAAATAGATGATGTCCACATTGAATAACCTAAAATAGATGCGATTTTCTCTGTTGGATACCACTTTCTAAGGAAATTAAGGAATTTATGAAACACATAATCCTTTGCTCCACAACTTTGAACATCCTCTTTATTCGTAATATGCTCACCTACGAAACCGTAGAATTCTGCACTAATTTTTCTGACTTTTTTCCAGTATGGAACAGCAATTGTGCTAATTTTAGTTAAAAAAATCATCGAAACAATTGAGAACAGAGTAAGAGAAGTTCCTATTAGCCAATCCTCAATAAATAGAGCTACTAAAACTCCACCAAGTAAAAGGATATTCCCTAAAATTTTAATCATAAAGTTCGAGAATAGATTCATAAGTGATGTTACGTCACCGTCAATTCTCTCTATCAATTCACCAGGAAGATGATCTTTGTGAAAACCCATATCAAGATTCATGCAATGACCAGCAAGATCATTTCTAAGCCTGTTTGTAGATTTCCAGCCAATGTTTTGGCTAAAGTAGGTAGCTGCAATATTTAGTATCTGCTGCATAAATGATAAAGCTATGAAAATTCCAGCCAATTTATACAGATTATCTTTTTTGTCACCTTCCAGAATATTATCAATAAATGACCTTATCACCTGAGGATTAACCAGTTGTAGAGCAATCTCAGCGAAAATTATCAGCATGAGAATTATCACGAAGGATTTTTGATCACTCAAATACTTTTTAATCAGCGGTTTAAGTTCATTAATATCTATTTTTTTATCACTCATAAATTTTCCAATTATTGTGTTTTATAACACATTTAACTTCGAATACTTTTTAGCACCTAATGACACGAATATTATCGAATAAAGAATTTCACTCTAAATCAATTCTTTTATTTTCACTGTCATCTCGAACGTATGTGAATGATCTATTCCTCTCATTAACTCCTTAACTCATTGTTGAAAATTCTTTGAGACGCACAGCGGTGCGTCTCTACAGATTCATTCGTCTTCATTCATGACATTCGTTGCTAATCTATTATTCATAACTTTGCTTTCAAGCTGAAATGGATGACTGCTCACACCATTCTTCCAATAATTTATCTCTCTCGTTCTCCAGAGACACACGTTTATAGAAAAGATTATTGACCTTTTCATAATCAACTTTATTTCTCTCAATTTCATCATTCAAATTGGAAATAGTTTTTTCCAGTTCATTAATCTTCTCCTCCAAAACAGCGGTCTGTCTTTTCGCTTTAGCATTATCACTATTTTGCCTTTTTTGATCCTGCCATTCAGTTTTTCTATCCTTCGAAACAGGAACACTAGCCTCAATTTTACCATTCAAAAACTCTTTAAACATCTGATAATTACCTTCAAACTCAGAGATTTTTCCATCGTCAATAGAGATAATTTTCTTAGCCATTCTATTTATAAAATATCTATCGTGGGAGATGAAAATTAGAGTCCCTTTGAAGTTTCGCACAGCATCTTCCAGAATCTCTCTGGACTCAA from Candidatus Delongbacteria bacterium encodes:
- a CDS encoding ABC transporter ATP-binding protein, which gives rise to MSDKKIDINELKPLIKKYLSDQKSFVIILMLIIFAEIALQLVNPQVIRSFIDNILEGDKKDNLYKLAGIFIALSFMQQILNIAATYFSQNIGWKSTNRLRNDLAGHCMNLDMGFHKDHLPGELIERIDGDVTSLMNLFSNFMIKILGNILLLGGVLVALFIEDWLIGTSLTLFSIVSMIFLTKISTIAVPYWKKVRKISAEFYGFVGEHITNKEDVQSCGAKDYVFHKFLNFLRKWYPTEKIASILGYSMWTSSILVFAFGTAISFGVGGYLWHRGIITIGTVYLIFNYTELIRRPLEQIRMQLEDLQKAGAAIKRINEILGIKSNINFTGEGKLNGDPIKLEFQNVGFGYEENQKVIDNLTFNLGRGEILGLVGRTGSGKTTLGRLLLRLYDVKNGKILLDDKNIVDITKKSLRDHISVVTQDVELFNGTIRDNLTFYNRNIGDDKVMEAFGKLGIVEWLERLPKGLDTEIKSNNTGLSAGEAQLLSFVRIFLKNPGLIILDEASSRLDPATEALIERAVDNLLKNRTTIIIAHRLWTVQRADKIMILQDGEMLEFGDRVELAKDKSSTFSKLLEIGMEEVLA